From a single bacterium genomic region:
- a CDS encoding M20/M25/M40 family metallo-hydrolase, producing the protein MSERMIQQFMDMVRIPSESGNEAEMITYLKKEFESLGGEAETDAYGNLIARFPAKGCEGKDPILLSCHADTVKPGVGIEPVLSDGVIRSKGDTILAADDKAGIAEMLEALRIAEVRPPVEVAISRQEEVGLLGVKNLDYSKLTAKKGFLLDNDTLDTIVIGGPSYFAIDVAITGRAAHAGMEPEKGISAIVAAAKAISALRLGRLDEETTANVGVIEGGMIRNGVPDKASFLAECRSLTHEKADALAKEMVEIIEREVQAVGAQVSIEVNNLCKAVDIPEDSWTVEMAKKALKTAGVDATTTFITGFTDASIYNNQGIEMAVVGIGAQLEHSTEEHIYVADMEKALQMTVELLRLSAQ; encoded by the coding sequence ATGTCGGAGCGCATGATTCAGCAATTCATGGATATGGTTCGCATCCCAAGCGAGTCCGGTAACGAAGCCGAAATGATCACATACCTGAAGAAGGAATTCGAATCCCTGGGCGGCGAGGCGGAAACGGATGCGTACGGAAATCTCATCGCCCGTTTCCCGGCGAAGGGCTGCGAAGGTAAGGATCCGATTCTTCTCTCCTGCCACGCCGATACGGTGAAACCCGGAGTGGGAATCGAGCCCGTGCTTTCCGATGGTGTCATCCGTTCCAAAGGCGACACCATTCTTGCGGCTGACGACAAGGCGGGCATCGCGGAAATGCTCGAAGCCCTGCGCATCGCCGAGGTGCGGCCCCCGGTGGAAGTCGCGATCAGTCGGCAGGAGGAAGTCGGTCTGCTCGGGGTGAAGAACCTCGACTACAGCAAACTCACTGCGAAAAAAGGCTTCCTGCTCGACAACGACACTCTTGATACCATTGTCATCGGTGGTCCCTCTTACTTCGCCATTGATGTCGCCATTACCGGACGCGCTGCCCACGCAGGCATGGAACCGGAAAAGGGTATCTCAGCCATCGTTGCCGCAGCGAAGGCCATCAGTGCGCTGCGTCTCGGCCGACTCGACGAAGAGACGACAGCCAACGTCGGGGTGATTGAAGGCGGAATGATTCGCAATGGTGTTCCTGATAAAGCCAGTTTCCTCGCCGAATGCCGTTCGCTCACGCACGAGAAAGCCGATGCGCTCGCAAAAGAGATGGTCGAGATTATCGAGCGGGAAGTGCAGGCCGTCGGTGCCCAGGTAAGTATTGAGGTGAACAACCTCTGCAAAGCCGTCGACATTCCAGAGGATTCCTGGACTGTTGAGATGGCAAAGAAGGCTCTCAAAACCGCTGGCGTCGACGCGACGACAACCTTCATCACGGGCTTCACCGATGCGTCGATCTACAACAATCAGGGCATAGAAATGGCCGTGGTCGGCATCGGCGCACAGCTCGAACACAGTACTGAAGAACACATCTACGTTGCAGACATGGAAAAAGCCCTGCAAATGACCGTAGAACTGCTCAGGCTTTCCGCACAGTAG
- the zupT gene encoding zinc transporter ZupT — protein MQDSPLLFAFGLTVFAGLSTGIGSALAFFARRTNTKFLSISMGFSAGVMIYVSMVEIFVKAKDALVSSMGVVDGNWATVGGFFGGIALIGIIDKLVPSAENPHEMHMVEEMSKDEKPTDYSRLYRTGMFSALAIAIHNFPEGLATFLSAIQDPALGVAIAVAIAIHNIPEGIAVSIPIFYATNNRKKAFGLSFLSGLSEPVGALLGYFLLRSFFSDVLFGVVFASVAGIMVFISLDELLPGAREYGEHHLSIYGLIAGMVVMALSLLLFI, from the coding sequence ATGCAGGATTCCCCTCTGCTCTTCGCCTTTGGCCTGACAGTATTTGCCGGACTCTCCACGGGCATCGGTAGTGCGCTGGCATTTTTCGCCAGGCGGACCAATACAAAATTCCTTTCCATCTCCATGGGCTTTTCCGCCGGCGTGATGATTTATGTCTCCATGGTGGAAATTTTTGTGAAGGCCAAGGATGCACTCGTTTCCTCAATGGGTGTGGTCGATGGCAACTGGGCGACCGTCGGCGGCTTCTTCGGCGGGATCGCACTCATCGGCATCATCGATAAGCTCGTGCCCTCGGCTGAAAACCCCCATGAAATGCACATGGTGGAGGAGATGTCGAAGGATGAAAAGCCGACGGACTACAGCCGGCTGTATCGCACGGGAATGTTCTCCGCCCTGGCCATTGCCATTCACAATTTCCCGGAGGGACTCGCAACATTCCTCTCGGCCATACAGGACCCCGCGCTTGGCGTGGCGATCGCCGTCGCTATCGCCATACACAATATCCCGGAAGGGATCGCAGTTTCCATCCCCATTTTCTACGCGACGAATAACAGGAAGAAGGCATTTGGCCTGAGTTTTCTGTCCGGTCTTTCTGAGCCCGTGGGTGCGCTGCTGGGTTACTTTCTGCTTCGCAGCTTCTTCAGTGATGTGCTGTTCGGCGTGGTATTTGCGTCCGTCGCAGGCATCATGGTGTTCATCTCTCTCGATGAACTGCTGCCCGGCGCACGCGAATACGGCGAGCACCATCTATCCATCTACGGCCTGATAGCAGGCATGGTCGTCATGGCGCTGTCACTCCTCCTGTTTATCTAG
- a CDS encoding cation diffusion facilitator family transporter has translation MGHGHDHGHHDHGSSGAIGFAFFLNLFFAVAEIFGGLWTNSLAILSDALHDLGDSLILGLSWFLERYSGKGRTLRYSYGYRRFSLLGALLNAVVLIAGSVFIIVEALPRLANPENPNAQGMMWFAIGGVLLNGIAMLRLRSKGKSMNARVVAWHLLEDVLGWIAVLIVSIVMQYWDVPILDPILSLMIASYILYYNVFVNFNKTIKLFLQAVPDEIDTTTMEKAILSVPHVQSVHHMHVWSLDGERHVLSAHVVVDAGISLDESLQIKMEVKRIILRNDIEHLTIEIEFEDEQCVMGDEWHSAPGTASRERDTTDNSLE, from the coding sequence ATGGGACACGGCCACGACCACGGCCATCATGATCATGGGAGCAGCGGGGCAATAGGTTTTGCCTTCTTCCTCAACCTGTTTTTCGCAGTCGCCGAAATCTTCGGGGGATTGTGGACGAACTCCCTTGCAATTCTTTCGGATGCGCTGCATGATCTCGGCGACAGTCTCATTCTCGGTCTGAGCTGGTTTCTGGAACGCTATTCCGGGAAAGGACGCACTCTCCGCTACAGCTACGGGTATCGCCGATTTTCTCTGCTCGGCGCATTGCTCAATGCGGTTGTTCTGATAGCGGGTTCCGTGTTCATCATCGTTGAGGCCCTGCCCAGACTCGCCAATCCGGAAAACCCGAACGCGCAGGGCATGATGTGGTTTGCCATCGGCGGTGTGCTGCTCAATGGCATCGCGATGCTGCGTTTGCGCAGCAAGGGGAAGTCGATGAACGCCCGTGTGGTCGCATGGCATCTGCTCGAAGACGTTCTCGGTTGGATTGCCGTCCTCATCGTCAGCATCGTGATGCAGTACTGGGACGTTCCCATTCTCGATCCCATCCTCTCACTGATGATCGCATCGTACATCCTGTACTACAACGTCTTTGTGAATTTCAACAAGACCATCAAGCTGTTCCTGCAGGCGGTGCCTGATGAAATCGATACCACGACGATGGAGAAGGCGATTCTCAGCGTCCCGCATGTGCAGTCCGTACACCACATGCACGTCTGGTCGCTGGATGGCGAGCGACATGTCCTCTCTGCGCACGTGGTGGTCGATGCGGGCATATCCCTCGATGAATCGCTGCAGATCAAGATGGAAGTAAAGCGCATCATCCTGCGCAACGATATCGAACATCTCACCATTGAAATAGAGTTTGAAGATGAGCAGTGCGTGATGGGCGACGAATGGCATTCCGCCCCCGGCACAGCCTCGCGGGAAAGGGACACTACCGACAACAGCCTGGAATAA